In Aureibaculum algae, the following are encoded in one genomic region:
- a CDS encoding phosphotransferase, whose product MTTVPVIASTLSATALGEFTIEQYGLSKNFNCKLFRTGMNHTYFLSDNENKYVLRVYSHKWRSKSEINEELTLLNVLNENHLSVSIPIPNKNGTLIQEIKAPEGMRYAVLFSFAKGDKIRFMNEETCYAIGSLMANIHKTTLNTTIDRITYNKKSLIELPYHYLKQYFSERLPEMEYIKNIGASFRNKDFENSKKGIVHLDIWYDNMAITKTKEITIFDFDFCGNGSQILDIAYFCNQLFNIESDKKMYEIKMQHFLEGYHKINPLSNNELTLIPKAGLAIFVFYLGVQSQRFDWSNIFLSENYLKMYTNRMKSWTAYNDSNKIVLNNSQI is encoded by the coding sequence ATGACCACAGTACCTGTTATAGCCTCTACCCTTTCCGCAACAGCTTTAGGCGAATTCACCATAGAACAATATGGATTAAGTAAAAATTTTAATTGTAAGTTATTTAGAACAGGGATGAATCACACGTATTTTCTTTCAGATAATGAAAATAAATATGTTCTAAGGGTTTACAGCCATAAATGGAGATCAAAATCTGAAATCAATGAAGAATTAACGCTATTAAATGTACTAAATGAAAATCATTTAAGCGTTTCAATTCCTATCCCCAATAAAAACGGAACTCTTATTCAAGAAATTAAAGCACCGGAAGGTATGCGGTATGCTGTTCTTTTTTCTTTTGCTAAAGGAGATAAAATTAGATTTATGAATGAGGAAACCTGTTACGCAATAGGTTCTCTAATGGCTAACATTCATAAAACCACTTTAAACACTACTATTGACCGTATTACCTATAATAAAAAGTCACTTATAGAATTGCCTTATCACTACTTGAAGCAGTACTTTTCTGAGCGTTTACCTGAAATGGAATACATCAAAAACATTGGTGCGTCTTTTAGAAATAAGGATTTTGAAAATTCAAAAAAGGGAATTGTGCATTTGGATATATGGTATGATAATATGGCCATTACCAAAACTAAAGAAATTACAATCTTCGACTTTGACTTTTGCGGAAATGGATCGCAAATTTTAGATATTGCTTATTTCTGTAATCAGTTATTTAATATAGAATCTGACAAAAAAATGTACGAAATAAAAATGCAACATTTTTTAGAAGGCTACCATAAAATAAATCCCTTATCAAATAATGAGCTTACATTAATTCCAAAAGCAGGGTTGGCTATATTCGTATTTTATTTGGGTGTTCAAAGTCAAAGGTTTGATTGGTCAAATATTTTTCTCTCTGAAAATTACCTAAAAATGTATACAAACAGAATGAAATCTTGGACAGCATATAACGACTCTAATAAAATCGTTTTAAATAATTCTCAGATTTAA
- a CDS encoding glycoside hydrolase family protein — MNSRRKFIYDISKGMAFVALAQSGISCKTKAEPSFRDRMLPAPVGGGFEMENYWVWGSSVIKGEDGKYHMFASRWPKDIGFGKWVTNSEIVRAVSDTPVGPYTFQEVVLPIRGKDYFDGLVTHNPRIIKYGDYYLLYYFGTTYDFKIPETNVNIWGDDRARKAWMNKRIGMAYSKSVLGPWRRMDQPVLEPRPGKWDATITSNPAPVVNEKTGEILLIYKSSTNGPEPPLLLGVSKAAGMQGPYLRIKDEPIFNLDTSKTNENDVEDPFVWWAGDHYELIMKDRFGHICGEKGGGIHALSKDGIHWEFAPNPLAYSKTILWDNGKTVYQNHFERPSLLIEDGKPTHLFAATGIGSKEWTFEKTWNMVIPLKS, encoded by the coding sequence ATGAATAGCCGCAGAAAATTCATTTATGATATCTCAAAAGGAATGGCTTTTGTTGCCTTAGCACAATCTGGAATTTCTTGTAAAACGAAAGCGGAACCGTCCTTTAGAGACCGAATGCTTCCTGCACCTGTTGGTGGAGGCTTTGAAATGGAAAACTATTGGGTATGGGGTTCTTCCGTGATAAAAGGTGAAGATGGAAAATATCATATGTTTGCTTCTCGTTGGCCCAAAGATATTGGCTTTGGTAAATGGGTTACCAATTCGGAAATTGTTAGAGCTGTATCTGATACTCCAGTAGGTCCATATACCTTTCAAGAAGTTGTTTTACCAATACGAGGTAAAGATTATTTTGATGGTTTGGTTACCCATAATCCTAGAATAATAAAATATGGTGACTATTACCTCCTTTATTATTTTGGTACGACATACGATTTTAAAATACCTGAAACCAATGTAAATATTTGGGGAGATGATAGAGCTCGTAAAGCATGGATGAACAAAAGAATTGGTATGGCTTATTCTAAATCTGTTTTAGGTCCATGGAGACGTATGGACCAACCGGTATTAGAACCGCGACCAGGAAAATGGGATGCCACGATAACATCAAATCCCGCTCCTGTAGTTAATGAAAAAACAGGTGAAATTCTTTTGATTTACAAATCATCTACAAATGGTCCAGAACCGCCTTTATTATTAGGTGTAAGTAAAGCTGCCGGCATGCAAGGGCCTTATCTCAGAATTAAAGACGAACCTATATTTAATTTAGACACGAGTAAAACCAATGAAAATGATGTAGAAGATCCTTTTGTATGGTGGGCAGGTGATCACTATGAACTTATAATGAAAGATCGCTTTGGCCATATTTGTGGTGAAAAAGGTGGTGGAATTCATGCCTTATCAAAGGATGGTATTCATTGGGAATTTGCTCCTAATCCATTAGCGTATAGTAAAACCATTTTATGGGATAATGGGAAGACTGTTTATCAAAACCATTTTGAAAGACCTTCATTATTAATTGAAGACGGTAAGCCAACGCATCTTTTTGCAGCAACGGGTATTGGCTCAAAAGAATGGACATTTGAAAAAACTTGGAATATGGTAATTCCTTTAAAATCATAA